One stretch of Hevea brasiliensis isolate MT/VB/25A 57/8 chromosome 12, ASM3005281v1, whole genome shotgun sequence DNA includes these proteins:
- the LOC131171452 gene encoding exocyst complex component EXO70B1 — protein sequence MEDNGEEKLIAVARHIAKTLGHNESMADDILQIFSNFDGRFSREKLSEKMAGAAGDDLRACASLEQTLESLERQISQYVVADHPIWSDSIDSSAFLDSIDELIAMIREWNPMATADKSISACLVRAEDFMQQAMFRLEEEFRLLMDRGCESFELAPPYANGESTGNLLFDSDDDEDAILTNGEDHNQIPVAQPLTDYDIVIDALPSGTINDLHEIARRMVVAGFGKECSHVYSSCRREFLEESMSRLGMQKLSIEEVQKISWQDLEDEIDKWIKAANVALRILFPSERRLCDRVFFGFSSAADLSFMEVCRGSTIQILNFADAVAIGSRAPERLFKILDLFETLRELMPDFEFNFSDQYCLVLRNDAVAIWKRLGEAIRGIFMELENLIRRDPAKAPVPGGGIHPITRYVMNYLRAACRSRETLQQVFEENVNLNVVPSKDSSSSSLSVQMAWIMELLESNLEMKSKIYGDSALCSVFMINNGRYIVQKVKDSELGSLLSDDWIRKHAAKLKQFHMSYQRSSWNKVLGMLKADNGSAATNVAGKSLYMKDKMKFFNSHFEEIYKTQSQWIIFDEQQRKELRNSLANLLLPAYGNFIKRFQNSPEVGKHADKYIKYTVEDIEAHINDLFRGGSGSAGSGR from the coding sequence ATGGAGGACAACGGCGAAGAGAAATTGATAGCGGTGGCGCGTCACATAGCCAAGACTCTAGGCCATAACGAATCCATGGCTGATGATATTTTGCAGATTTTTTCCAACTTCGACGGTAGGTTTTCTCGCGAGAAGTTATCGGAGAAAATGGCCGGAGCTGCCGGTGACGATTTGAGAGCTTGCGCCTCTCTAGAACAGACCCTTGAGTCTTTGGAACGTCAGATTTCTCAGTACGTGGTCGCCGATCACCCGATCTGGTCCGATTCTATCGATTCCTCTGCATTTCTCGACTCAATTGACGAATTAATCGCCATGATTAGAGAATGGAACCCTATGGCCACCGCAGACAAATCCATCAGCGCGTGTTTGGTACGCGCAGAGGATTTCATGCAGCAAGCTATGTTTCGGCTGGAGGAGGAGTTTAGGCTGTTGATGGACCGTGGGTGCGAGTCGTTTGAACTGGCGCCGCCATATGCCAATGGCGAGTCAACAGGAAACCTTTTGTTTGATTCTGATGATGACGAAGACGCAATTTTGACCAACGGTGAGGATCACAATCAGATCCCTGTGGCCCAACCGCTTACCGACTACGATATTGTGATCGACGCGCTTCCGTCTGGGACGATTAACGATCTTCATGAGATCGCTAGGCGAATGGTGGTCGCCGGTTTTGGTAAAGAGTGCTCACATGTGTACAGTAGCTGCAGGAGAGAGTTTCTGGAAGAAAGCATGTCGAGATTAGGGATGCAGAAATTGAGTATCGAAGAGGTTCAGAAAATATCATGGCAAGACCTTGAGGACGAAATTGATAAGTGGATTAAAGCAGCGAATGTCGCGCTACGTATCCTCTTCCCAAGCGAGCGTCGTCTATGCGATCGCGTGTTTTTTGGGTTCTCATCTGCTGCTGATTTGTCGTTCATGGAGGTATGTCGGGGATCCACGATTCAGATTCTGAATTTCGCAGACGCGGTGGCTATCGGGAGCCGGGCGCCAGAGCGGTTATTTAAGATTCTGGATTTATTTGAGACGTTGAGAGAATTAATGCCCGATTTTGAGTTTAATTTCTCTGATCAGTACTGTTTAGTTCTTAGGAACGATGCCGTTGCAATATGGAAGAGGTTAGGGGAAGCGATAAGAGGGATATTTATGGAGCTGGAGAATTTGATCCGGCGAGACCCCGCCAAGGCTCCTGTGCCTGGTGGTGGGATACATCCCATCACGCGGTACGTGATGAATTATCTACGTGCTGCTTGTCGATCCAGAGAGACGCTGCAACAAGTATTTGAGGAGAATGTTAATCTTAATGTTGTTCCATCTAAGGATTCgtcttcctcctcactgtctgtTCAAATGGCATGGATTATGGAGCTATTAGAGAGTAATTTAGAGATGAAATCTAAGATTTACGGGGACTCTGCTTTATGCTCTGTTTTCATGATTAATAATGGAAGGTATATTGTACAAAAGGTCAAGGATAGCGAATTGGGATCTCTTCTCAGTGATGATTGGATCAGGAAACACGCAGCAAAACTCAAGCAATTTCATATGAGTTACCAGCGAAGCTCATGGAATAAGGTTTTGGGAATGTTGAAAGCAGATAATGGCTCTGCAGCTACTAATGTTGCAGGGAAGTCCTTGTATATGAAAGACAAGATGAAGTTCTTTAATTCCCACTTTGAGGAGATTTACAAAACTCAATCCCAATGGATAATATTTGATGAGCAGCAAAGAAAGGAGTTGAGGAACTCTTTGGCCAACCTGTTGCTGCCAGCATATGGAAACTTTATTAAAAGATTTCAGAATTCTCCAGAAGTTGGGAAGCATGCGGACAAGTATATCAAGTACACCGTGGAAGACATAGAAGCCCATATTAATGATTTATTCCGAGGAGGAAGTGGATCAGCTGGCAGTGGAAGGTAA